In one Nocardioides sp. NBC_00368 genomic region, the following are encoded:
- a CDS encoding MMPL family transporter, producing MRSALARLAHITTSKASAWVVLVITVVLTGVVMALGSSLGSTTSAPDPLPADAESARVAELQQSFPGGDVLPAVAVVERTGGLTAEDRAWVAEVSQRWAEIARNEVSPPIPATDGDALIVAIDVDADVTGLELTELVGELRDTVAEDRPDGLVVELTGGAAFAADISSAFEGADLRLLLVTAGVVALLLILTYRSPVLWLVPLIVVAVADRTASVVTQIVADWTGSGLDGSTSGITSVLVFGAGTNYALLLVSRYREELRRHAHHREALAAAVRGSGEAIVASNLTVVLALLVLVFSVAPNTRSLGVSAAIGLLVALLFALFALPAALSLFGRGLFWPFVPRNGDDEKTRDGVWFRIARTVVSRPAAVLAVAAVILGVLASGLLGVKVGLSQTDQFRVEAESVDGLETLSKHFPPGASDPVTIVVGADEADAVLAQVNQMDGVDSARPSGESGDLVKITATLDDAPATPESIETIETMRSELAGTGALVGGSVAKDLDSRNGAERDLKVVVPMILLVVLLVLFAVLRSIVTPLVLVTISVIATFSALGLGAWMSTHVFGFPALDVSTPIYAFLFLVALGVDYTVFLVLRAKEETAEHDTVDAMVMAVGLTGGVITSAGIVLASVFAVLGVLPLITLTQVGLIVGLGILLDTFLVRTVVVPAVFALVGDRIWWPAAVARRHTKKVEPPVNDPR from the coding sequence ATGCGGTCCGCGCTGGCACGTCTCGCCCACATCACCACGAGCAAGGCCTCAGCCTGGGTGGTCCTGGTGATCACGGTCGTCCTGACCGGCGTCGTGATGGCCCTGGGTTCCTCGCTGGGGTCCACCACCTCGGCCCCCGACCCGCTGCCGGCGGACGCCGAGTCGGCCCGTGTCGCGGAGCTCCAGCAGAGCTTTCCGGGAGGCGACGTGCTGCCCGCGGTGGCCGTGGTCGAGCGTACGGGCGGGCTCACCGCAGAGGACCGGGCCTGGGTCGCCGAGGTGTCGCAGCGCTGGGCCGAGATCGCCCGGAACGAGGTCTCCCCGCCGATCCCGGCGACGGACGGCGACGCGCTGATCGTCGCCATCGACGTCGACGCCGACGTCACCGGGCTCGAGCTCACCGAGCTCGTCGGCGAGCTTCGGGACACGGTCGCCGAGGACCGGCCCGACGGCCTCGTGGTCGAGCTCACCGGCGGTGCCGCCTTCGCCGCCGACATCTCCTCGGCGTTCGAGGGGGCCGACCTGCGCCTGCTTCTCGTCACGGCCGGTGTCGTCGCCCTCCTGCTGATCCTGACCTATCGCTCGCCGGTGCTGTGGCTCGTACCCCTGATCGTGGTCGCGGTGGCCGACCGCACCGCGTCGGTGGTCACCCAGATCGTCGCCGACTGGACGGGCAGCGGGCTCGACGGCTCGACCTCGGGTATCACCAGCGTGCTCGTCTTCGGCGCCGGCACGAACTATGCGCTGCTGCTGGTCTCGCGCTACCGCGAGGAGCTCCGTCGGCACGCGCACCACCGCGAGGCCCTCGCCGCGGCGGTCCGTGGTTCGGGCGAGGCGATCGTGGCCAGCAACCTCACCGTCGTGCTCGCGCTGCTGGTGCTCGTGTTCAGCGTCGCGCCCAACACCCGGTCCCTGGGGGTCTCGGCTGCGATCGGTCTGCTGGTCGCCCTGCTCTTCGCGCTCTTCGCACTGCCTGCCGCGCTGTCGTTGTTCGGTCGTGGCCTCTTCTGGCCGTTCGTACCCCGCAACGGCGACGACGAGAAGACCCGCGACGGTGTCTGGTTCCGGATCGCCCGCACCGTGGTGAGCCGCCCGGCAGCAGTGCTGGCGGTGGCCGCGGTGATCCTCGGGGTCCTCGCCTCCGGGCTCCTGGGCGTCAAGGTCGGGCTCTCGCAGACCGACCAGTTCCGTGTCGAGGCCGAGTCCGTCGACGGTCTGGAGACCCTCTCGAAGCACTTCCCGCCCGGCGCCTCCGACCCGGTGACGATCGTGGTCGGAGCCGACGAGGCCGACGCCGTGCTCGCGCAGGTCAACCAGATGGACGGCGTCGACAGCGCGCGCCCGTCGGGCGAGAGCGGCGACCTGGTGAAGATCACCGCGACGCTTGATGACGCACCAGCCACACCGGAGAGCATCGAGACGATCGAGACGATGCGCAGCGAGCTGGCCGGGACCGGTGCTCTCGTCGGCGGCAGCGTGGCCAAGGACCTGGACAGCCGGAACGGTGCCGAGCGTGATCTGAAGGTCGTCGTGCCGATGATCCTGCTGGTGGTGCTGCTGGTGCTCTTCGCGGTGCTGCGGTCGATCGTGACTCCCCTGGTGCTCGTCACCATCAGCGTGATCGCCACCTTCTCCGCCCTCGGCCTGGGTGCGTGGATGAGCACGCATGTCTTCGGGTTCCCCGCGCTCGACGTCAGCACACCGATCTACGCCTTCCTGTTCCTGGTGGCGCTCGGCGTCGACTACACGGTGTTCCTCGTCCTGCGTGCGAAGGAGGAGACCGCCGAGCACGACACCGTCGATGCGATGGTCATGGCGGTCGGGCTGACCGGTGGCGTCATCACCAGCGCCGGCATCGTGCTGGCCTCGGTGTTCGCGGTGCTGGGCGTGCTGCCGCTGATCACGCTGACTCAGGTGGGCCTGATCGTGGGTCTGGGCATCCTGCTGGACACCTTCCTCGTCCGCACCGTGGTCGTGCCCGCGGTCTTCGCGCTGGTCGGCGACAGGATCTGGTGGCCGGCGGCGGTCGCTCGCCGGCACACCAAGAAGGTCGAGCCGCCGGTCAACGACCCGCGGTGA
- a CDS encoding cyclopropane-fatty-acyl-phospholipid synthase family protein produces the protein MTAEPVTLDLPAHRAPAATKSLRAGIAKQILRLATREVPVDVVLPDGSLLNRRAGSPTAGRPGIVLRRPESLYGRLAANPKIGLGEAYTAGDWHTADGTDLADALTPYAERLSRLVPGWMLRLRRLVDQPIPADQRGAVEDSQENISAHYDLGNDMFAAFLDPSLSYSSALFDRTRPLAEQDLEEAQLRKVGAALDLAGVGAGDDVLEIGTGWGTLAIEAARRGARVTTVTLSVEQAALARERIEEAGLSDRVEVLVQDYRHVVGTFDAVVSVEMIEAVGERYWPDYFAALSRLVRPGGAVALQAIVMPHQRYLATRHSYGWIQKHIFPGGLIPSETVISEQAAEVGLSVTRTDRFGADYAETLRRWRSAFLAAWPTIRSDTFDEEFRRTWEFYLAYCEAGFRTACIDVAQIRLEAAEGKRT, from the coding sequence ATGACCGCAGAGCCTGTGACGCTCGACCTGCCCGCGCACAGGGCACCGGCCGCCACCAAGAGCCTGCGAGCAGGCATCGCCAAGCAGATCCTGCGCCTGGCGACCCGGGAGGTTCCGGTCGACGTCGTGCTCCCCGACGGCAGCCTGCTCAACCGTCGTGCCGGCTCGCCCACCGCGGGAAGGCCGGGCATCGTGCTGCGGCGTCCGGAGTCGCTGTACGGCCGGCTCGCGGCGAACCCGAAGATCGGCCTCGGCGAGGCCTACACGGCGGGGGACTGGCACACCGCGGACGGCACCGATCTCGCCGACGCGCTGACTCCGTACGCCGAACGCCTCTCGAGGCTGGTCCCGGGCTGGATGCTGCGGCTGCGCCGCCTGGTCGACCAGCCCATACCCGCCGACCAGCGCGGCGCGGTCGAGGACTCCCAGGAGAACATCTCCGCCCATTACGACCTGGGCAACGACATGTTCGCAGCCTTCCTCGACCCCAGCCTCAGCTACAGCTCGGCCCTGTTCGACCGCACCCGTCCGCTCGCCGAGCAGGACCTGGAGGAGGCGCAGCTGCGCAAGGTCGGCGCCGCCCTCGACCTGGCGGGAGTCGGTGCCGGTGACGACGTGCTGGAGATCGGCACGGGATGGGGGACCCTCGCGATCGAGGCGGCCCGTCGCGGCGCTCGGGTCACCACCGTCACGCTGTCGGTCGAGCAGGCGGCGCTGGCCAGGGAGCGGATCGAGGAGGCCGGTCTCAGCGACCGCGTCGAGGTGCTGGTGCAGGACTACCGGCACGTCGTCGGCACCTTCGACGCCGTGGTCAGCGTGGAGATGATCGAGGCGGTCGGTGAGCGCTACTGGCCCGACTACTTCGCCGCCCTGTCGCGTCTGGTGCGTCCCGGCGGAGCCGTCGCCCTCCAGGCGATCGTGATGCCGCACCAGCGCTACCTGGCGACCCGCCACTCCTACGGCTGGATCCAGAAGCACATCTTCCCCGGCGGGCTGATCCCGTCCGAGACCGTCATCTCCGAACAGGCCGCCGAGGTCGGGCTGAGCGTGACCCGCACCGACAGGTTCGGAGCCGACTACGCCGAGACCCTGCGCCGCTGGCGCTCCGCCTTCCTCGCCGCGTGGCCGACGATCCGGTCGGACACCTTCGACGAGGAGTTCCGTCGCACCTGGGAGTTCTACCTGGCGTACTGCGAGGCGGGCTTCCGCACCGCGTGCATCGACGTCGCCCAGATCCGTCTGGAAGCCGCCGAGGGGAAGCGCACATGA
- a CDS encoding SDR family NAD(P)-dependent oxidoreductase, whose translation MSQASGSPDHGIDRVLDRTVVLGYSRLGFAIRRRGWAEGDPRRGALTGRTAIVTGGAGGLGEATVLGLARLGARVHVLVRSPERAAPAVARIERLLRREGLVPDLRVEHCDVSDPAMIDAFADDFCAREDGSTALDVLVHNAGVMPPERTESVDGHELSVATHVLGPIRLTERLLPALRRSERGARVVFVASGGMYTQPLPVGDPEFEHGTYQGAVAYARSKRMQVELAPILDRRWSPDRISTSVMHPGWADTPGLARSLPAFRTSTRLLLRTPEAGADTSVWLAATDPAPPSGAFWHDRRQRPTSYRASTHPGDGETEKLWRWAAAAAGLERP comes from the coding sequence ATGAGTCAGGCATCTGGGTCACCGGACCACGGCATCGACCGTGTGCTCGACCGTACGGTCGTGCTCGGCTACTCCCGTCTCGGCTTCGCGATCCGTCGCCGCGGCTGGGCCGAGGGGGACCCGCGCCGGGGAGCGCTGACGGGACGGACCGCCATCGTCACCGGCGGTGCCGGCGGGCTCGGCGAGGCGACCGTGCTGGGGCTGGCCCGTCTCGGCGCGCGCGTGCACGTCCTCGTGCGCTCGCCCGAGCGCGCGGCGCCCGCGGTCGCGCGGATCGAGCGGCTGCTGCGCCGCGAGGGGCTGGTCCCCGATCTCCGGGTGGAGCACTGCGACGTCTCCGACCCGGCGATGATCGACGCGTTCGCCGACGACTTCTGTGCGCGTGAGGACGGCAGCACCGCCCTCGACGTGCTGGTGCACAACGCGGGGGTGATGCCGCCCGAGCGGACGGAGTCGGTCGACGGCCACGAGCTGTCCGTCGCCACCCACGTGCTCGGGCCTATCCGGCTGACCGAGCGCCTGCTGCCCGCGCTGCGCCGTTCGGAGCGCGGCGCCAGGGTGGTCTTCGTCGCCTCCGGTGGGATGTACACCCAGCCGCTTCCCGTGGGCGACCCCGAGTTCGAGCACGGCACCTACCAAGGTGCCGTGGCGTACGCGCGGTCCAAGCGCATGCAGGTGGAGCTGGCGCCGATCCTGGACCGGCGATGGTCCCCGGACCGGATCTCCACCTCGGTCATGCATCCCGGCTGGGCGGACACGCCGGGCCTGGCCCGATCGCTCCCCGCCTTCCGTACGTCGACCCGGCTGCTGCTGCGTACGCCCGAGGCGGGCGCGGACACGTCGGTGTGGCTCGCCGCCACGGATCCTGCTCCGCCGTCGGGCGCCTTCTGGCACGATCGCCGGCAGCGTCCCACGAGCTATCGGGCGTCGACGCATCCCGGTGACGGCGAGACCGAGAAGCTGTGGAGATGGGCGGCAGCCGCCGCCGGCCTGGAGAGGCCCTAG
- a CDS encoding isopenicillin N synthase family dioxygenase, with translation MSTFHVPAVDIAAYVQGGTPEELAAVAAAIDTACREIGFIQILGHGVAPSTAEGLASAMDDFFALPTAEKSRWRRPAAENRGYTPPKSETLALSAGVQSETRMKDFFEAFNVGSSISDHPEDELVEAHYAENTWPAVPGFQARVDAWRAEAARVARTMVTIFEDALDLQRGAIASLAAHPIEVLRMNNYALPEGTRVEVDEDMIGMGEHTDYGIVTILWADRVKGLQVLHGGEWHDVSPADGALLINLGDLTTRLTNEQWLSTLHRVKPPIVGGTIRRRRSAAYFFDGDAEAVIGPLPGFVDDEHPRLYRDVTVDEHIAAKLAGSRAGVLNATAAREAARVLTAGR, from the coding sequence GTGAGCACTTTCCACGTCCCTGCCGTCGACATCGCTGCGTACGTCCAGGGCGGGACGCCCGAGGAGTTGGCGGCCGTGGCCGCCGCGATCGACACCGCCTGCCGTGAGATCGGCTTCATCCAGATCCTCGGCCACGGCGTCGCGCCTTCTACGGCCGAGGGTCTCGCCTCGGCGATGGACGACTTCTTCGCCCTGCCGACGGCGGAGAAGAGCCGGTGGCGCCGCCCGGCTGCCGAGAACCGTGGCTACACCCCGCCGAAGTCGGAGACGCTCGCCCTCAGCGCCGGCGTGCAGTCCGAGACCCGGATGAAGGACTTCTTCGAGGCGTTCAACGTCGGCTCGTCGATCTCCGACCACCCCGAGGACGAGCTCGTCGAGGCGCACTACGCGGAGAACACCTGGCCGGCGGTCCCGGGCTTCCAGGCGCGGGTCGACGCCTGGCGAGCCGAGGCCGCCCGGGTCGCGCGCACCATGGTCACGATCTTCGAGGACGCGCTCGACCTTCAGCGCGGCGCGATCGCAAGCCTGGCGGCTCATCCGATCGAGGTCCTGCGGATGAACAACTACGCCCTGCCCGAGGGCACCCGCGTCGAGGTCGACGAGGACATGATCGGGATGGGCGAGCACACCGACTACGGGATCGTCACGATCCTGTGGGCCGACCGGGTCAAGGGGCTGCAGGTCCTGCACGGTGGCGAGTGGCACGACGTCAGCCCGGCCGACGGGGCGCTGCTGATCAACCTCGGCGACCTCACCACCCGGCTGACCAACGAGCAGTGGCTCTCGACCCTGCACCGGGTCAAGCCGCCGATCGTCGGTGGCACCATCCGGCGACGCCGGTCGGCTGCGTACTTCTTCGACGGCGACGCCGAGGCGGTGATCGGTCCACTGCCGGGGTTCGTCGACGACGAGCACCCGCGCCTCTACCGTGACGTCACGGTCGACGAGCACATCGCCGCCAAGCTCGCGGGCTCGCGCGCCGGCGTGCTCAACGCCACCGCCGCGCGCGAGGCCGCGAGGGTCCTCACCGCGGGTCGTTGA
- the catA gene encoding catechol 1,2-dioxygenase produces the protein MTTDQTLESAEAATAAASGASATERFAADKSPFDAVKDTPPERVDRLAKRVLNAVYDTIREEKVSYDEYNALKAWLIQVGKDGEWPLFLDVWVEHEIEKVATEHREGNKGTIEGPYYVPEAPEQGANGTIPMREGESGTPLTWTGTITSTDGTPLDGAKVELWHADADGFYSQFAPGIPEWNLRGSFTVGADGAFEIHTIQPAPYQIPTDGSCGKLIAAAGWHAWRPAHLHVKVSAPGHELLTAQLYFPGDEHNDDDIASAVKPELVLAPVANEDGSVNVDYGFVLDPVRG, from the coding sequence ATGACCACCGACCAGACCCTCGAGTCCGCCGAGGCAGCCACCGCGGCCGCCTCGGGCGCCTCCGCCACCGAGCGGTTCGCCGCCGACAAGTCGCCCTTCGACGCCGTCAAGGACACCCCGCCCGAGCGCGTCGACCGGCTCGCCAAGCGCGTGCTCAACGCCGTCTACGACACGATCCGCGAGGAGAAGGTCAGCTACGACGAGTACAACGCGCTCAAGGCGTGGCTGATCCAGGTCGGCAAGGACGGCGAGTGGCCGCTCTTCCTCGACGTCTGGGTCGAGCACGAGATCGAGAAGGTCGCCACCGAGCACCGCGAGGGCAACAAGGGCACCATCGAGGGCCCCTACTACGTCCCCGAGGCCCCGGAGCAGGGTGCCAACGGCACCATCCCGATGCGCGAGGGCGAGTCCGGCACCCCGCTGACCTGGACCGGCACGATCACCTCGACCGACGGCACCCCGCTCGACGGCGCCAAGGTCGAGCTCTGGCACGCCGACGCCGACGGCTTCTACTCCCAGTTCGCCCCCGGCATCCCGGAGTGGAACCTGCGCGGCAGCTTCACCGTCGGTGCCGACGGCGCCTTCGAGATCCACACGATCCAGCCAGCGCCCTACCAGATCCCGACCGACGGCTCCTGCGGCAAGCTCATCGCTGCCGCCGGCTGGCACGCCTGGCGTCCGGCCCACCTGCACGTCAAGGTGTCGGCCCCGGGCCACGAGCTCCTCACCGCCCAGCTCTACTTCCCCGGTGACGAGCACAACGACGACGACATCGCCTCGGCGGTCAAGCCCGAGCTCGTGCTCGCGCCCGTCGCCAACGAGGACGGCTCCGTCAACGTCGACTACGGCTTCGTCCTCGACCCGGTTCGCGGCTGA
- a CDS encoding cryptochrome/photolyase family protein has protein sequence MTTSLMWFRRDLRLGDHPALQAAAAAGRVVPLFVLDPRLAGTGPRWERLLASLAALREETGDALVIRHGDPAEVVPQVAAEAGASQVHVSTETTPYGRRRDAAVEKRLAADGIEMIGTGSSYAVTPGRILNTSGAPYRVFTPFLRAWREHGWRAPAGDPQVEWTTEVGSDPLPEHPDEEAGERAALQRWEDFCEEDLAGYAEARDRPDLDRTSRISTALKFGEIHPRTLLADLGELAHGASGEDVERYVAELAWREFYADVLWHDPRSAWRDLRDDLRGMRYDEDEALLEAWKSGTTGYPFVDAGMRQLLAEGWMHNRVRMVVASFLAKDLHMWWPLGARHFMDHLRDGDLASNSHGWQWVAGTGTDAAPYFRVFNPVTQGRRFDPQGDYVRRWVPELRHLPGAAAHEPWRHSDGMANGYPERIVDHAEERREALSRLAEVKDVGT, from the coding sequence ATGACGACGTCGCTGATGTGGTTCCGACGAGACCTGCGGCTGGGGGACCATCCGGCACTGCAGGCGGCGGCAGCCGCCGGGCGGGTGGTACCGCTGTTCGTGCTCGACCCGCGCCTGGCCGGCACCGGGCCACGGTGGGAACGACTCCTCGCCTCGCTCGCCGCGCTGCGCGAGGAGACGGGTGACGCGCTGGTCATCCGTCACGGCGACCCGGCCGAGGTGGTGCCGCAGGTTGCGGCGGAGGCCGGGGCGAGCCAGGTGCACGTCTCGACCGAGACGACCCCCTACGGCCGGCGCCGCGACGCGGCGGTGGAGAAGCGCCTGGCGGCCGACGGCATCGAGATGATCGGCACCGGCAGCTCCTACGCCGTGACGCCGGGCCGGATCCTGAACACGTCCGGAGCGCCCTACCGCGTCTTCACCCCCTTCCTGCGGGCCTGGCGTGAGCACGGCTGGAGAGCGCCTGCGGGGGATCCCCAGGTCGAGTGGACGACCGAGGTCGGATCGGACCCGCTGCCGGAGCATCCCGACGAGGAGGCCGGCGAGCGCGCTGCGCTCCAGCGCTGGGAGGACTTCTGTGAGGAGGACCTGGCCGGCTACGCCGAGGCCCGGGACCGACCCGACCTCGATCGGACCAGCCGCATCTCGACGGCACTGAAGTTCGGCGAGATCCACCCGCGTACGCTCCTGGCGGATCTGGGTGAGCTCGCGCACGGTGCCTCCGGAGAGGACGTCGAGCGCTACGTCGCGGAGCTCGCCTGGCGCGAGTTCTACGCCGACGTGCTCTGGCACGATCCCCGATCGGCCTGGCGTGACCTGCGCGACGACCTGCGTGGCATGCGCTACGACGAGGACGAGGCGCTGCTGGAGGCATGGAAGTCGGGCACCACCGGCTATCCGTTCGTCGACGCCGGCATGCGCCAGCTGCTCGCGGAGGGCTGGATGCACAACCGGGTGCGGATGGTCGTCGCGAGCTTCCTGGCGAAGGATCTGCACATGTGGTGGCCGCTCGGGGCCCGGCACTTCATGGACCACCTCCGCGACGGCGACCTGGCCTCCAACAGCCACGGTTGGCAGTGGGTCGCCGGCACCGGGACAGACGCCGCGCCGTACTTCAGGGTCTTCAACCCGGTCACCCAGGGTCGTCGGTTCGACCCGCAGGGCGACTACGTCCGACGCTGGGTCCCCGAGCTTCGGCACCTTCCCGGCGCGGCGGCCCATGAACCCTGGCGCCACTCCGATGGAATGGCCAACGGCTATCCGGAACGCATCGTCGACCATGCCGAGGAGCGGCGCGAAGCGCTCTCCCGGCTGGCAGAGGTGAAGGATGTAGGCACATGA
- the catC gene encoding muconolactone Delta-isomerase codes for MLYHVRMDVRIPHDLDPDVRDDTIAREKAYAQELQRAGKWPHLWRIAGEYANFSVFDVESHDELHQILSGLPLFPYMDVQVTPLAKHPSKVD; via the coding sequence ATGCTCTATCACGTACGCATGGACGTCCGGATCCCGCACGACCTGGATCCGGACGTCCGCGACGACACGATCGCCCGCGAGAAGGCCTACGCCCAGGAGCTCCAGCGCGCCGGGAAGTGGCCGCACCTGTGGCGCATCGCCGGGGAGTACGCGAACTTCTCGGTCTTCGACGTCGAGTCCCACGACGAGCTCCACCAGATCCTCTCCGGCCTGCCGCTGTTCCCCTACATGGACGTGCAGGTCACCCCGCTGGCGAAACACCCCTCCAAGGTGGACTGA
- a CDS encoding dienelactone hydrolase family protein: MSMIDYAAPAGPTRGHLSVPDGDGPWPGVVVVQDLMGVASDVQRIGDRIAANGYLALTPSLYHRGPKVGCVVSTMKSLVTGKGTAVDDLIAARDHLAADPRCTGKVGIVGFCMGGGFTLLLAPRGIFDAAAPNYGVLPRDLSELSSSCPMVASFGAKDRMLPGAVHKVEAALAAGDVPRDLKEYPDVGHSFMNEWGFPRPVPTLERVVGYNYSEPEAEDAWRRIFAFFDEHLGPK, translated from the coding sequence ATGTCGATGATCGACTATGCGGCTCCCGCGGGGCCGACCCGTGGCCATCTGTCGGTGCCCGACGGCGACGGCCCCTGGCCCGGCGTGGTCGTCGTGCAGGACCTCATGGGCGTGGCGTCGGACGTTCAGCGGATCGGCGACCGGATCGCCGCCAACGGCTACCTGGCGCTGACCCCGTCGCTCTACCATCGCGGCCCGAAGGTCGGATGCGTCGTCAGCACGATGAAGTCGCTGGTGACCGGCAAGGGCACCGCGGTCGACGACCTGATCGCCGCCCGCGACCACCTCGCCGCCGACCCCCGCTGCACCGGCAAGGTCGGCATCGTCGGCTTCTGCATGGGCGGCGGCTTCACGCTCCTGCTGGCTCCCCGGGGCATCTTCGACGCGGCGGCACCGAACTACGGGGTGCTGCCGAGGGACCTGTCCGAGCTGAGCTCCTCATGCCCGATGGTCGCGAGCTTCGGCGCCAAGGACCGCATGCTGCCCGGCGCCGTGCACAAGGTCGAGGCGGCGCTCGCCGCGGGCGACGTGCCCCGCGACCTGAAGGAGTACCCGGACGTCGGCCACAGCTTCATGAACGAATGGGGCTTCCCCCGCCCGGTCCCCACCCTGGAACGGGTGGTCGGCTACAACTACTCCGAGCCCGAGGCGGAGGATGCCTGGCGACGCATCTTCGCGTTCTTCGACGAGCACCTCGGTCCGAAATAG
- a CDS encoding mandelate racemase/muconate lactonizing enzyme family protein, whose translation MKITKVEAIPFAIPYRKPLRFASGEVHTAQHVLVRVHTDDGVVGVAEAPPRPFTYGETQAGIIAVIDQLFAPQLAGLTLLERETARALMERTVGNPTAKAAVDMAMWDALGKTLDLRVVDLLGAFTDRMRVSHMLGFDSPEAMVAEAERMRETYGISTFKVKVGRSPIELDTAVVRALRERFGAEIELYVDGNRGWTAAESARAMKQMADLDLLFAEELNPADDVLGRRWLVSQVDVPFIADESVPTAADVTREVLGGSATAISIKTARTGFTGSQQVLHLAEGLGLEVVMGNQIDGQLGSACSIAFGAAHRLTSRRAGELSNFLDMADDLLTEPLEIRDGELAVRPGAGLGVEIDPEKLDRYRTDN comes from the coding sequence ATGAAGATCACCAAGGTCGAGGCGATCCCGTTCGCCATCCCCTACCGCAAACCGCTGCGCTTCGCCTCCGGCGAGGTCCACACCGCCCAGCACGTGCTGGTCCGGGTCCACACCGACGACGGTGTCGTGGGCGTCGCCGAGGCGCCGCCGCGGCCGTTCACCTACGGCGAGACCCAGGCCGGGATCATCGCCGTGATCGACCAGCTCTTCGCCCCGCAGCTCGCCGGGCTCACCCTGCTCGAGCGGGAGACCGCCCGCGCGCTGATGGAGCGCACCGTCGGCAACCCCACCGCAAAGGCCGCAGTCGACATGGCCATGTGGGACGCCCTCGGCAAGACCCTCGACCTGCGGGTCGTCGACCTCCTCGGCGCCTTCACCGACCGGATGCGCGTCTCGCACATGCTCGGCTTCGACTCGCCCGAGGCGATGGTCGCCGAGGCGGAGCGGATGCGGGAGACGTACGGGATCTCGACGTTCAAGGTGAAGGTCGGCCGCTCCCCCATCGAGCTCGACACCGCCGTCGTCCGTGCCCTGCGGGAACGGTTCGGCGCCGAGATCGAGCTGTACGTCGACGGCAACCGCGGCTGGACCGCGGCCGAGTCCGCCCGCGCGATGAAGCAGATGGCCGACCTGGACCTGCTCTTCGCCGAGGAGCTCAACCCGGCCGACGACGTGCTCGGGCGGCGCTGGCTGGTCAGCCAGGTCGACGTGCCGTTCATCGCCGACGAGTCGGTGCCGACGGCGGCCGACGTGACCCGCGAGGTGCTCGGTGGCTCCGCCACCGCCATCAGCATCAAGACCGCGCGCACCGGCTTCACCGGGTCGCAGCAGGTGCTCCATCTGGCCGAGGGTCTCGGGCTGGAGGTCGTGATGGGCAACCAGATCGACGGCCAGCTCGGCAGCGCCTGCTCGATCGCCTTCGGCGCGGCCCACCGGCTCACCTCCCGCCGGGCCGGTGAGCTCTCCAACTTCCTCGACATGGCCGATGACCTGCTCACCGAGCCGCTCGAGATCCGCGACGGCGAGCTCGCCGTACGTCCTGGTGCCGGCCTCGGGGTCGAGATCGATCCGGAGAAGCTGGATCGCTACCGCACCGACAACTGA